A single window of Desulfovibrio psychrotolerans DNA harbors:
- a CDS encoding zinc-ribbon domain-containing protein — translation MLIRCPECQFKREVDLTRIPPTAQLATCPKCKHKFRFREHVAAEDGDDEGFVMRSAPAPSAYGTWEAAQQAAQQVAQQAAQQATRRAGSAAEPDAYPEPEGSADAGEEGVFYGSSVRVAEYGTEAAHGADEPAGHEVPDYDHDRPVGHDRLGGYGGMYREPAAYDEVADPAAYDDAATQYEQPSEYTAYGQTGDGYTEVEQAAAYAADASADAFADAYDASPEAPPAAHHAAPDKPHADEREASPPSGVGKPHRHLGSLSEYGEGAAGGKGDIWDAIAAMGDGDSSVPPFARTAGFEMSIPWEHRGKSGLGGAWWRTVKEALFSPAYFFGGFQGAGGVTAAVIFFLFTATLAALLEAGMLFGAASLLSGLLAETRFAELPANFAEISALPLWAGRLLLGGLGLLVAVSCLCHGCVRFLVPRGKPFATTFRVVAYSSSALLAACIPLAGPVIARLWFLLLIIKGLRHAHNLRLPQTILVMLPVFMLIVGGVLLW, via the coding sequence ATGCTCATACGTTGCCCGGAATGCCAGTTTAAACGCGAGGTGGATCTTACACGGATTCCGCCTACCGCACAGCTTGCCACCTGCCCGAAATGCAAACACAAATTCCGGTTCAGAGAACACGTTGCCGCAGAGGATGGCGACGATGAAGGATTTGTTATGCGCTCGGCTCCCGCCCCGTCCGCCTACGGAACATGGGAGGCAGCGCAGCAGGCAGCACAACAGGTTGCACAGCAGGCCGCACAGCAGGCTACACGGCGCGCGGGCAGTGCTGCGGAGCCGGACGCCTACCCCGAACCGGAAGGCTCTGCGGATGCGGGTGAAGAAGGCGTGTTTTACGGCTCGTCTGTCCGGGTTGCAGAATACGGAACGGAAGCGGCCCACGGAGCCGATGAGCCTGCCGGGCACGAAGTGCCCGATTATGATCATGACAGACCTGTAGGGCATGACAGGCTTGGCGGCTATGGCGGCATGTACCGCGAACCCGCCGCATACGACGAAGTAGCAGACCCAGCAGCGTACGATGACGCCGCCACTCAGTATGAGCAGCCTTCCGAATACACTGCCTACGGGCAGACCGGGGACGGCTATACCGAAGTGGAACAGGCCGCCGCTTATGCCGCCGATGCTTCCGCTGATGCTTTCGCTGATGCCTATGACGCCTCCCCGGAAGCCCCCCCCGCTGCCCACCATGCCGCACCGGACAAACCGCACGCGGATGAGCGGGAAGCCAGTCCGCCCAGTGGCGTGGGCAAGCCCCACCGTCATCTCGGCTCGCTGAGCGAGTACGGAGAGGGCGCAGCCGGGGGCAAGGGAGACATATGGGACGCCATAGCCGCCATGGGCGACGGCGACAGCTCCGTTCCGCCCTTTGCCCGCACAGCCGGGTTTGAAATGTCCATTCCGTGGGAGCACCGGGGCAAATCGGGCCTGGGGGGCGCATGGTGGCGCACAGTAAAGGAAGCACTTTTCTCGCCCGCCTACTTCTTCGGGGGCTTTCAGGGAGCGGGCGGCGTAACGGCTGCCGTAATCTTTTTCCTTTTCACGGCAACTCTGGCGGCCCTGCTGGAAGCGGGCATGCTGTTCGGCGCTGCCTCTCTGCTGAGCGGACTGCTGGCGGAAACACGGTTTGCGGAACTGCCCGCGAACTTCGCGGAAATCTCTGCGCTGCCCTTGTGGGCGGGCCGGTTGTTACTGGGCGGGCTGGGGCTGCTGGTGGCGGTTTCCTGCCTGTGCCACGGATGCGTCCGGTTCCTCGTTCCCCGCGGCAAGCCTTTTGCCACCACCTTCCGCGTGGTGGCGTACAGCAGTTCGGCATTGCTTGCGGCCTGCATCCCACTTGCTGGGCCTGTTATCGCCCGGCTATGGTTCCTGCTGTTGATTATAAAGGGGTTGCGCCATGCGCATAATCTGCGTCTGCCGCAAACTATACTGGTCATGCTGCCCGTGTTCATGCTTATAGTGGGTGGAGTGCTGCTCTGGTAG
- a CDS encoding amino acid ABC transporter permease: MYFDFSSLPNYVPYFLPAAWMTLKITVLGILLGLVLGLGTAFLRISERLVFNIPARAYIYLIRGTPLLLQLLFIYFGLRGLLGLNALTSAVLALGIHNGAYIAEIFRGAIVSISNGQMEAARSLGMSYPRAMVRIILPQACKRAIPPMGNQFIIALKDSSLASTITINELLLKSQQLASSNFMMMEMLFIAAIFYLFYTALFSWLFRRLEQRLDVSGA, from the coding sequence ATGTATTTTGATTTTTCCTCTCTCCCAAACTATGTTCCCTATTTTCTTCCGGCAGCGTGGATGACCCTCAAGATTACGGTGCTGGGCATCCTGCTGGGGCTGGTGCTCGGACTCGGCACAGCCTTTCTGCGTATTTCGGAACGGCTGGTTTTCAATATTCCGGCCCGCGCTTACATCTATCTGATACGCGGAACGCCTCTGCTGCTGCAATTGCTGTTCATCTACTTCGGTCTGCGCGGTCTTCTGGGCCTGAACGCCCTTACCTCCGCCGTGCTGGCGCTGGGCATACACAACGGGGCGTATATAGCAGAAATATTCCGGGGGGCCATTGTTTCCATCTCTAATGGGCAGATGGAAGCGGCGCGCAGTCTCGGCATGTCGTACCCGCGCGCCATGGTGCGCATAATCCTGCCTCAGGCATGCAAGCGTGCCATCCCGCCCATGGGCAACCAGTTCATCATTGCGCTCAAGGATTCGTCGCTTGCGAGCACCATCACCATCAACGAACTGCTGCTCAAATCGCAGCAGCTTGCCTCATCAAACTTCATGATGATGGAAATGCTCTTTATCGCTGCAATATTTTATCTGTTTTATACGGCACTGTTCAGTTGGCTGTTCCGCAGGCTGGAACAGCGTCTGGACGTTTCCGGTGCCTGA
- a CDS encoding YIP1 family protein, with protein MPKGVFVQIRCPRCEYSKELDDAAIPAEMVYATCPECGERFRFRQPEQAGVPADPALSGGAVREFFLDAEAGQQAAPEKPYEIPGVQAGREEQGGRAYGNAPAGHGNYGAESGGNPGTAQPELPRIPWAWRSQIGWASAFVHTVREVLSAPPVFFSRSGNDWKRAGAMTFYVISSALGVLFAQMWAWAMDTFLGDVLSEGALAAAGGGFPGWSAALGVTAVVLVLGPLFFFVSAGILHAGLSVVKGAPRGFGATANVVAFSLSANMFYLVPFIGQYLAVIFGIYALVVGMKYAHGVNVWRVAAGLLMPFLFIMAFYVVALVVVYSRGA; from the coding sequence TTGCCGAAAGGAGTTTTTGTGCAGATACGGTGCCCCAGATGCGAGTATTCCAAAGAACTGGATGATGCCGCCATTCCGGCGGAAATGGTCTATGCCACCTGCCCCGAGTGCGGGGAAAGGTTCCGTTTCCGGCAACCGGAGCAGGCTGGTGTTCCGGCTGACCCGGCACTGTCCGGCGGAGCGGTGCGGGAATTTTTTCTGGATGCGGAGGCGGGGCAGCAGGCAGCCCCGGAAAAGCCGTATGAAATCCCCGGCGTACAGGCCGGGCGCGAGGAGCAGGGTGGCCGTGCGTATGGGAATGCCCCGGCCGGTCACGGGAATTACGGTGCGGAGTCGGGCGGCAATCCCGGAACCGCGCAGCCGGAGCTTCCCCGCATTCCGTGGGCGTGGCGCAGCCAGATAGGCTGGGCTTCCGCCTTTGTCCATACCGTGCGCGAGGTACTCTCCGCCCCGCCGGTCTTTTTTTCCCGCTCCGGCAATGACTGGAAGCGCGCCGGAGCCATGACATTCTATGTCATCAGTTCCGCGCTGGGCGTTCTTTTCGCCCAGATGTGGGCATGGGCCATGGATACCTTTCTGGGGGATGTCCTTTCGGAAGGGGCACTGGCTGCTGCCGGAGGCGGTTTTCCCGGATGGAGCGCGGCACTGGGGGTAACGGCCGTGGTTCTGGTGCTCGGGCCGCTGTTCTTTTTTGTGTCGGCGGGCATCCTGCACGCGGGATTGAGTGTTGTGAAGGGCGCGCCAAGAGGATTCGGGGCAACGGCCAACGTGGTCGCCTTTTCCCTGAGCGCGAACATGTTCTACCTGGTGCCGTTTATCGGGCAGTATCTGGCGGTTATTTTCGGCATTTACGCGCTGGTTGTGGGCATGAAATACGCCCACGGGGTAAACGTGTGGCGCGTTGCGGCCGGACTGCTCATGCCCTTTCTGTTCATTATGGCGTTCTATGTCGTGGCACTTGTGGTGGTTTATTCCCGTGGTGCGTAA
- the tsaB gene encoding tRNA (adenosine(37)-N6)-threonylcarbamoyltransferase complex dimerization subunit type 1 TsaB: protein MTYADSSLTLVLNGAEARLQIVCGHGTELVFAQEWFTPRHGMQVLVPALLDALHRMGLTLASIGRIAVVRGPGSFTGLRLVLSTALGLSLPAGLPMAGLGYMDALAADAAALRPCDNIWCITHARRGLVHMQGFTSRYNGPVCALPRASGAEFSARTEENTLVPLCPPISATLEEAAQRIITHGGDTVLTGSGVRKNSDFFAEYLIDAAVLPPRFDHPAPETLLTLAHAAAYGHEPVEPLYIRPCDAEENLDSIASAKGLDPAAARAELQRLTRS from the coding sequence ATGACGTACGCAGACTCTAGCCTCACCCTCGTTCTCAACGGCGCGGAAGCGCGGCTGCAAATCGTCTGCGGGCACGGCACGGAACTAGTGTTTGCGCAGGAGTGGTTCACGCCGCGTCACGGCATGCAGGTGCTGGTGCCCGCGCTTTTGGACGCCCTGCACCGAATGGGGCTTACCCTCGCCTCCATAGGACGCATTGCCGTGGTACGCGGCCCCGGCTCGTTTACGGGGCTGCGGCTGGTGCTTTCCACCGCGCTAGGCCTTTCGTTGCCCGCAGGCCTGCCCATGGCGGGCTTAGGCTATATGGATGCCCTTGCGGCAGATGCGGCTGCCCTGCGCCCCTGCGACAACATATGGTGCATTACCCACGCCCGGCGGGGTCTTGTGCATATGCAGGGGTTCACCTCGCGGTACAACGGCCCTGTCTGCGCCCTGCCCCGCGCATCCGGCGCTGAGTTTTCCGCCCGGACGGAGGAAAACACCCTTGTGCCCCTCTGCCCGCCCATTTCGGCCACGCTGGAAGAGGCAGCACAGCGCATTATCACGCACGGGGGCGACACCGTGCTCACAGGTTCCGGCGTGCGCAAAAACAGCGACTTCTTTGCCGAATACCTGATCGACGCGGCGGTGCTGCCCCCCCGATTCGACCACCCCGCCCCGGAAACCCTGCTGACACTGGCCCACGCCGCCGCCTACGGGCATGAGCCTGTGGAGCCTTTATACATCCGCCCCTGCGATGCAGAAGAGAATCTGGATTCCATAGCTTCCGCCAAGGGGCTGGACCCCGCAGCGGCACGCGCTGAGCTGCAAAGGCTCACCCGCAGCTAG
- a CDS encoding ABC transporter substrate-binding protein, with the protein MNMLKRITELAVVLLLLAVVAGCSDEKEDSLARVKKAGEISFAMSGGYPPFNFYDAENRLTGFDVDVAEEVARRMGVALRPVTTEWSGIIEGLRAGTYDGILGSMAVTESRQRVVNFSIPYYYSGAQVMVRTGDDGATGPVTDVAQLEGKTIGVVTGTTFEEDAKGLKAGEVRLYKDDTQTLMELGNGVVDAVITDRVVGVNAMNAGRFKVTMLGGPLRSENIAVAINKADDTLLAEVNTVLKAMHDDGTLAGLSRKWLGVDITTR; encoded by the coding sequence ATGAACATGCTGAAACGTATTACCGAGCTTGCCGTTGTCCTGCTTTTGCTTGCCGTCGTTGCGGGATGCTCTGATGAAAAGGAGGATTCGCTTGCCCGCGTGAAAAAGGCGGGGGAGATCAGCTTTGCCATGAGCGGCGGATATCCGCCATTCAATTTTTACGATGCCGAGAACCGGCTTACCGGGTTTGACGTGGATGTGGCCGAAGAGGTGGCCCGTCGTATGGGCGTTGCCCTGCGGCCTGTGACAACGGAGTGGAGCGGCATTATCGAAGGACTCCGCGCCGGAACGTATGATGGCATTCTGGGCAGCATGGCCGTTACCGAGAGTCGGCAGCGCGTGGTGAATTTTTCCATTCCCTACTACTATTCCGGGGCGCAGGTGATGGTGCGTACGGGCGATGACGGAGCCACCGGTCCCGTTACCGATGTTGCGCAGCTGGAAGGGAAAACCATCGGCGTGGTGACGGGAACCACCTTTGAGGAGGACGCCAAGGGGCTGAAGGCCGGAGAGGTGCGGTTATACAAGGATGATACCCAGACCCTGATGGAACTGGGCAACGGCGTGGTGGATGCCGTGATCACCGACCGAGTGGTCGGCGTGAACGCCATGAACGCAGGCAGGTTCAAGGTTACCATGCTGGGTGGTCCCTTGCGCAGCGAGAATATTGCCGTTGCCATAAACAAGGCCGACGACACACTGCTTGCAGAGGTGAACACCGTGCTGAAGGCTATGCATGATGACGGCACCCTTGCCGGTCTGAGCAGAAAGTGGCTGGGTGTGGACATAACCACCCGCTGA
- a CDS encoding zinc-ribbon domain-containing protein, with protein sequence MEIRCPECAYSREVDEASLRPSLTMATCPQCGTRFRFREPDKADFLLEPESDRPRGDDADALPTQWEADQISDQISGQISDQISGQNSDPLSDPMSGQASEPLADKEMPKSSGRQPDVSARRPPDEEEARSRNADQAERTPQDFHRRQDGTGEAEERTAPGQGTRMEPWAYVREAGFIPAFVETTRQILLAPQYFFSSLGKDVPFVYPFAYYLLVSVIGILAETLWQTVVGNPILPEAFSGAVESPGELAAILLFSPVIMTLYLYVLGGVLHLVLVLTGVTRGSANTTLRVVCYSGAADLLSLVPVVGTLLGGLVRLWLIAVGLKAAYGTGYGRILPALGVLLLVLFIFVLVVMRDAGVV encoded by the coding sequence ATGGAGATTCGTTGCCCAGAGTGCGCCTATTCCCGCGAGGTGGATGAAGCTTCGCTCCGTCCTTCGCTGACCATGGCGACCTGCCCGCAGTGCGGGACCAGATTCCGGTTCCGGGAACCGGATAAGGCCGATTTTCTGCTGGAGCCTGAATCGGACAGACCCCGCGGCGATGATGCGGATGCCTTGCCCACTCAGTGGGAGGCCGACCAGATTTCCGACCAGATTTCGGGCCAGATTTCCGATCAGATTTCCGGCCAAAATTCGGACCCACTTTCAGACCCAATGTCGGGTCAGGCTTCTGAGCCGCTTGCGGACAAGGAAATGCCGAAAAGCAGCGGCAGGCAGCCGGATGTATCCGCCCGCCGCCCCCCGGATGAGGAAGAAGCGAGGAGCCGCAACGCCGACCAGGCAGAGCGCACCCCGCAAGACTTCCATCGGCGGCAGGATGGCACAGGCGAGGCAGAGGAACGCACAGCCCCCGGACAGGGCACCCGCATGGAACCGTGGGCCTATGTGCGTGAAGCCGGATTCATCCCCGCCTTTGTGGAGACCACCCGCCAGATTCTGCTGGCTCCGCAGTATTTTTTTTCCTCCCTCGGCAAAGACGTCCCCTTTGTCTACCCCTTCGCCTATTACCTGCTGGTTTCCGTAATCGGCATTCTTGCCGAAACGCTGTGGCAGACCGTGGTGGGCAACCCCATCCTGCCGGAAGCCTTTTCCGGTGCCGTGGAATCTCCCGGTGAGCTTGCGGCCATTCTCCTGTTCAGTCCCGTCATTATGACGCTCTACCTGTATGTGCTGGGAGGCGTGCTGCATCTGGTGCTTGTGCTTACAGGCGTGACCCGTGGAAGCGCCAATACCACGCTGCGTGTGGTGTGCTATTCCGGCGCGGCAGACCTGCTGAGCCTTGTGCCGGTGGTGGGCACCCTGCTGGGCGGCCTTGTGCGGCTCTGGCTCATTGCCGTGGGGCTTAAAGCCGCCTACGGTACCGGCTATGGGCGTATCCTGCCCGCGCTGGGCGTGCTGTTGCTGGTGCTGTTCATCTTCGTACTCGTGGTCATGCGCGATGCAGGCGTGGTGTAG
- a CDS encoding amino acid ABC transporter ATP-binding protein yields the protein MTNTPVIEIRNLNKWFGEHHVLRGIDLEVMPSDVVVVIGASGSGKSTLLRCVNYLESYDEGEIRVAGQVVRGEEPFINSLRAKVGMVFQHFNLFPHMTVMGNVIEGPTQVRRMPAKQARELGRHYLEKVGLEEKKDAYPATLSGGQKQRVAIARALAMEPEVMLFDEPTSALDPELVGEVLSVMRQLADDGMTMMVVTHEMGFAREVADYAVFMDEGVILERGRPDALFSAPAHARTQEFLGQIL from the coding sequence ATGACAAACACGCCGGTTATAGAAATACGGAATCTGAACAAGTGGTTCGGGGAGCACCATGTTCTTCGGGGAATAGACCTTGAAGTCATGCCCTCTGACGTGGTGGTGGTTATCGGTGCCAGTGGTTCAGGCAAGAGCACGCTGCTCAGATGCGTTAACTATCTGGAATCGTACGACGAGGGAGAAATTCGCGTGGCCGGGCAGGTGGTGCGTGGCGAAGAACCTTTTATTAACTCGCTGCGGGCCAAGGTGGGCATGGTTTTTCAGCATTTTAACCTGTTCCCCCACATGACGGTCATGGGCAATGTGATAGAGGGGCCCACACAGGTGCGCCGTATGCCCGCAAAGCAGGCGCGGGAACTGGGGCGGCATTATCTGGAAAAAGTGGGTCTGGAAGAGAAGAAGGATGCCTACCCCGCCACGCTTTCCGGCGGGCAGAAGCAGCGGGTGGCCATTGCGCGTGCCCTTGCCATGGAGCCGGAGGTCATGTTGTTTGACGAACCCACCTCCGCGCTGGACCCCGAACTGGTCGGCGAGGTGCTTTCCGTTATGCGGCAACTGGCGGATGACGGTATGACCATGATGGTGGTGACACACGAAATGGGGTTTGCGCGCGAGGTGGCGGATTACGCAGTATTCATGGATGAGGGTGTTATTCTTGAGCGTGGCAGGCCGGATGCGCTGTTTTCCGCTCCGGCACATGCGCGCACGCAGGAGTTTCTGGGGCAGATACTGTAG
- the fliS gene encoding flagellar export chaperone FliS, with amino-acid sequence MQKAAKAYFQTQVATTSQGKLLLMLYDGCIKFLNQAKVKIEERDYAQKGILISKALDVINELDSSLNADKGGELAENLHKLYFYCSTRLLNANLKMDIGYIDEVIKILSGLRSAYAQIIDTPEATAAAAMTTPVQSGQTHVQHAGAGMPKPPAFGAKGPMPKAHAFAASTPQSGLYGPASAGTQQTSAALAGLAGSEGATGTTGPARSTGLPGSANPAGLATPARFESNAVSAGTDGPEKAFGTPLAPAAKAGTALGTAELQPAQALQGQHARQTPQAEPPDRQASGQASGQASGQASGQPNEPGEQTNGQPLNFAGKRLSGAAMYRKMATHNTTP; translated from the coding sequence ATGCAGAAGGCAGCCAAGGCATATTTTCAGACACAGGTGGCGACAACTTCCCAAGGGAAGCTGCTGCTCATGCTGTATGACGGCTGCATTAAGTTTCTCAATCAGGCCAAGGTGAAGATTGAGGAACGCGATTATGCCCAGAAAGGGATACTCATTTCCAAGGCGCTGGATGTTATCAACGAACTGGACAGCAGCCTGAACGCCGACAAGGGTGGCGAGCTGGCGGAAAACCTGCACAAACTCTACTTTTACTGCTCCACGCGCCTGCTCAACGCCAACCTGAAAATGGATATCGGCTACATTGACGAGGTGATAAAGATACTTTCCGGGCTGCGCAGCGCCTACGCGCAGATAATTGATACGCCCGAAGCAACGGCAGCCGCCGCCATGACCACTCCCGTGCAGAGCGGGCAGACACATGTGCAGCACGCTGGAGCGGGAATGCCCAAACCTCCGGCCTTCGGGGCCAAGGGGCCGATGCCCAAGGCGCACGCCTTTGCCGCCTCCACTCCGCAGAGTGGTCTATACGGGCCTGCATCTGCCGGAACGCAGCAGACGTCTGCTGCCTTGGCCGGATTGGCCGGTTCCGAAGGAGCTACCGGGACAACCGGGCCAGCCAGATCAACGGGCCTGCCCGGATCGGCAAATCCGGCTGGATTGGCAACCCCGGCCAGATTTGAAAGCAATGCCGTTTCCGCCGGCACCGATGGCCCGGAAAAGGCTTTCGGAACGCCCTTGGCTCCCGCAGCCAAAGCGGGAACGGCACTGGGCACTGCGGAGTTGCAGCCCGCTCAGGCACTGCAGGGACAGCATGCCCGGCAAACGCCGCAGGCAGAGCCGCCTGACAGACAGGCGAGCGGGCAGGCGAGCGGACAGGCGAGCGGACAGGCGAGCGGGCAGCCTAATGAGCCTGGCGAGCAGACTAACGGGCAGCCCCTCAATTTTGCAGGCAAGCGGCTCAGCGGCGCGGCCATGTACCGCAAAATGGCCACCCACAACACCACCCCCTGA
- the fliD gene encoding flagellar filament capping protein FliD, producing MADYMSGGIRFSGLSSGTDFDSMIDQLKKVESIQMNRMTLWRADWQRRVDAFGTINTEIKAFQDTVRSMDTMNKFLSKAASSSFDTVASATTDVAATEGVYKVEVGQLARNAMWTYNDGFSSTTAKVNTSTENQTLQYTYKGKTRTLTVAPNTTLDGLVNIINTDPQNPGVKAALIKNGDSYHLQVRGMDLGAANSLTIGAGTNLSAIQGTPADKWDVQTAQNAMFRVNDWPSGSFIESSSNTVTEVIDGLTLTLKDVGTTQITVASDKEKIKEKIQAFVDGVNTIRTTIQNLTKINENATAKDPNETGSQFDAEIGSVLTGNYGVQLLSSRLKMAVAGRADGFDYYNTANGGSGDYYSTLAHIGILTVADQGDTRNGLLTIDMDKLDEALTKDPNAVAELFAADNIGATDSQHFSYYSQVKGITKPGIYDVKYDVDAGGNIINARIGGKPASVDPETKQITALTGDARGLIVQVNNLVPGSYSDTVRLKQGKAGQMDGVLKDMLSSEGTLKIIEKNYEKIMDGIDKKIERETNRIIRWERTMRLRFSRLEATLAQYNGQMTSLENQIKQLTAK from the coding sequence ATGGCTGACTACATGTCCGGCGGGATACGCTTTTCCGGTCTTTCGTCCGGCACCGACTTCGACTCGATGATCGATCAGTTGAAGAAGGTGGAATCCATTCAGATGAACCGCATGACCCTGTGGCGAGCGGACTGGCAGCGCCGTGTGGATGCGTTCGGCACCATCAACACGGAAATCAAGGCGTTTCAGGACACTGTGCGCAGCATGGACACCATGAACAAGTTTCTGTCCAAGGCTGCCTCCAGTTCCTTTGATACCGTTGCCAGCGCCACCACCGATGTTGCCGCCACCGAGGGCGTGTACAAGGTGGAGGTGGGCCAGCTCGCCCGCAACGCCATGTGGACATACAATGACGGGTTCTCGTCCACCACGGCCAAAGTAAACACCTCCACGGAGAACCAGACCCTTCAGTACACCTACAAGGGGAAAACGCGCACGCTCACCGTTGCGCCCAACACCACCCTTGACGGTCTGGTGAACATTATCAACACGGACCCGCAGAATCCGGGGGTTAAAGCCGCACTCATCAAGAACGGCGATTCATACCATCTGCAGGTGCGCGGCATGGACCTTGGCGCCGCCAACTCGCTCACCATAGGCGCGGGCACCAACCTTTCTGCCATTCAGGGCACCCCGGCCGACAAATGGGACGTGCAGACCGCGCAGAACGCCATGTTCCGGGTGAACGACTGGCCTTCCGGCAGCTTTATCGAGTCTTCAAGCAACACAGTGACCGAGGTGATTGACGGCCTTACCCTCACCCTTAAGGATGTGGGAACCACCCAGATAACCGTTGCCTCCGACAAGGAGAAGATTAAGGAAAAGATTCAGGCTTTTGTGGACGGCGTAAACACCATACGCACCACCATACAGAATCTTACCAAGATTAACGAAAACGCCACCGCCAAAGACCCCAACGAGACGGGATCGCAGTTCGATGCGGAAATAGGCTCGGTGCTCACGGGTAACTACGGCGTGCAGTTGCTCTCTTCCCGGCTAAAAATGGCCGTGGCGGGCAGGGCGGACGGGTTTGACTATTACAATACGGCCAACGGGGGTTCCGGCGATTACTACTCCACCCTCGCCCATATAGGCATCCTTACCGTTGCCGACCAAGGTGACACCCGCAACGGCCTGCTCACCATTGATATGGACAAGCTGGACGAGGCGCTGACCAAAGACCCCAACGCCGTAGCCGAACTCTTTGCCGCAGACAACATAGGAGCGACGGACTCCCAGCATTTTTCGTACTACTCGCAGGTTAAGGGCATTACCAAGCCCGGCATCTACGATGTGAAGTACGATGTGGACGCGGGCGGCAACATCATCAATGCCCGCATAGGCGGAAAGCCCGCCAGTGTTGACCCGGAAACCAAGCAGATAACGGCGCTTACCGGCGATGCCAGAGGTCTCATCGTTCAGGTTAACAACCTTGTCCCCGGATCATACTCCGACACAGTGCGCCTGAAGCAAGGCAAAGCAGGACAGATGGACGGGGTGCTCAAGGACATGCTGAGTTCCGAGGGCACACTCAAGATCATTGAAAAGAACTATGAAAAGATCATGGACGGGATCGACAAGAAGATTGAGCGCGAAACGAACCGCATTATCCGCTGGGAACGCACCATGCGGCTCAGGTTTTCGCGCCTTGAGGCGACTCTCGCCCAGTACAACGGGCAGATGACATCGCTTGAAAACCAGATCAAGCAACTCACTGCCAAGTAG
- a CDS encoding glycosyltransferase family 4 protein → MTANTVRVLHVAGSLGTGGTEKVMQLFAAHLDRTRFQTAVLAAEDGPRGALLREAGIPTFVGADAGRVLERFGPQVVHVHRAGWAEPEALRPLRLYRRNALRAGRRVVLVETNVFGRHDPSPGAADIDATLFVSHFCARRYAAEHGIATVPPRYHVVYNPVDTDFFADHTPAPEERDYARPVIGRISRPDPGKWSPLALDFLPPVVRALPQCRYRIIGGIEQARRFVTENNLADHVEFLPPVLTEAGLAAFFNSVSLLAHANDAGESFGLVIAEAMACGLPVVTHPARGMRDNAQLELVEHGVTGLVADTAEEYAQAVLWLLRNPDEARRMGSAGRDKARRLFRVRTVTAQLEAVYCSLLFPAAGGGQAKHAGQAGHAGQAGQGVRASDSREDGAEPLRGSGL, encoded by the coding sequence ATGACCGCAAATACCGTCAGAGTGCTGCATGTGGCAGGCAGCCTTGGAACCGGAGGAACGGAAAAGGTGATGCAGCTTTTTGCCGCGCATCTGGACCGCACCCGGTTTCAGACCGCCGTGCTTGCCGCAGAGGACGGCCCGCGGGGTGCACTGCTGCGCGAGGCAGGCATTCCCACCTTTGTGGGGGCGGACGCGGGCAGGGTGCTGGAGCGGTTCGGCCCGCAGGTGGTGCATGTACACCGGGCGGGCTGGGCAGAGCCGGAGGCGCTGCGGCCCCTGCGGCTTTACCGGCGTAACGCCCTGCGTGCGGGCAGGCGGGTGGTGCTGGTGGAAACCAACGTCTTCGGCAGGCACGACCCCTCGCCGGGAGCGGCGGACATTGACGCCACACTCTTCGTTTCGCATTTCTGCGCAAGGCGGTATGCGGCGGAACACGGCATTGCCACGGTGCCGCCGCGCTACCATGTGGTCTACAATCCTGTGGATACCGACTTTTTTGCAGACCATACACCTGCACCGGAAGAGAGGGATTATGCCCGGCCTGTCATAGGGCGTATTTCCCGGCCCGACCCCGGCAAGTGGTCGCCGCTGGCGCTGGATTTTCTGCCGCCCGTGGTGCGCGCCCTGCCGCAGTGCCGTTACCGCATCATCGGCGGCATTGAGCAGGCGAGACGGTTTGTGACGGAAAACAATCTTGCCGACCATGTGGAATTTCTGCCGCCTGTGCTTACGGAGGCGGGTCTTGCGGCGTTTTTCAATTCCGTATCGTTGCTGGCGCACGCCAATGACGCGGGAGAGAGCTTCGGGCTGGTCATTGCGGAAGCCATGGCCTGCGGGTTGCCCGTTGTCACGCATCCGGCACGGGGTATGCGGGATAATGCCCAACTGGAACTGGTGGAGCACGGCGTAACCGGGCTGGTGGCGGACACGGCTGAGGAGTATGCGCAGGCGGTGCTGTGGCTGCTGCGGAATCCGGATGAGGCACGCCGTATGGGAAGTGCGGGCAGAGACAAGGCCCGGCGGCTGTTCCGGGTGCGCACCGTAACAGCGCAGCTTGAGGCGGTGTATTGTTCACTGCTCTTTCCGGCGGCGGGTGGCGGGCAGGCCAAGCATGCCGGGCAGGCCGGGCATGCCGGGCAGGCCGGACAGGGCGTACGGGCCTCGGACAGCAGGGAAGACGGCGCGGAGCCTTTGCGAGGGAGTGGGCTATGA